A genomic window from Agrobacterium larrymoorei includes:
- the glgC gene encoding glucose-1-phosphate adenylyltransferase, whose translation MSEKRIQPLARDAMAYVLAGGRGSRLKELTDRRAKPAVYFGGKARIIDFALSNALNSGIRRIGVATQYKAHSLIRHLQRGWDFFRPERNESFDILPASQRVSETQWYEGTADAVYQNIDIIEGHNPEYMVILAGDHIYKMDYEYMLQQHVDSGADVTIGCLEVPRMEATGFGVMHVNEKDEIIAFIEKPADPPGIPGNEDFALASMGIYVFHTKFLMECLRRDASDPNSSRDFGKDIIPYIVEHGKAVAHRFASSCVRSDFEHGPYWRDVGTIDAYWQANIDLTDIVPDLDIYDKSWPIWTYAEITPPAKFVHDDENRRGSAVSSVVSGDCIISGASLNRSLLFTGVRANSYSRLENAVVLPSVKIGRHAQLSNVVIDHGVVIPEGLIVGEDPELDAKRFRRTDNGICLITQSMIDKLDL comes from the coding sequence ATGAGTGAAAAGAGAATTCAGCCTCTGGCACGTGATGCAATGGCTTACGTTCTCGCAGGCGGGCGCGGCAGCCGCCTGAAGGAACTGACCGACCGTCGGGCAAAGCCTGCGGTCTATTTCGGCGGCAAGGCGCGCATCATCGATTTCGCGCTCTCGAACGCGCTGAACTCCGGCATTCGCCGCATCGGTGTCGCCACGCAGTACAAGGCGCATTCGCTGATCCGCCACCTGCAGCGCGGCTGGGACTTCTTCCGTCCCGAGCGTAACGAAAGCTTCGATATCCTGCCCGCCTCCCAGCGCGTTTCGGAAACGCAATGGTATGAAGGCACCGCAGATGCCGTCTATCAGAACATCGACATCATCGAGGGCCACAACCCCGAATATATGGTGATCCTCGCCGGCGACCATATCTACAAGATGGATTATGAATACATGCTCCAGCAGCATGTGGATTCCGGCGCGGATGTCACCATCGGCTGCCTGGAAGTCCCGCGCATGGAAGCGACCGGCTTCGGCGTCATGCATGTCAACGAGAAGGACGAGATCATCGCCTTCATCGAAAAGCCCGCCGATCCTCCGGGCATTCCTGGCAATGAAGACTTTGCCCTTGCCTCCATGGGCATCTACGTCTTCCACACCAAGTTCCTGATGGAATGCCTGCGCCGCGATGCCAGCGACCCCAATTCAAGCCGCGACTTCGGCAAGGACATCATTCCCTATATCGTCGAACACGGTAAGGCCGTCGCCCACCGCTTCGCCTCCTCCTGCGTCCGCTCCGATTTCGAACACGGGCCCTACTGGCGCGATGTCGGCACCATCGATGCCTATTGGCAGGCCAATATCGACCTCACAGATATCGTTCCGGATCTGGATATCTATGACAAGTCCTGGCCGATCTGGACCTATGCCGAGATCACGCCACCGGCGAAATTCGTCCATGACGATGAAAACCGCAGAGGTTCGGCGGTCTCCTCCGTGGTCTCGGGCGACTGCATCATCTCCGGTGCCTCGTTGAACCGAAGCCTGCTCTTTACCGGGGTGCGCGCAAATTCCTATTCGCGCCTTGAGAATGCCGTCGTGTTGCCGAGTGTAAAGATCGGTCGTCACGCGCAGCTGAGCAACGTCGTCATCGACCACGGCGTCGTCATCCCGGAAGGGCTGATCGTCGGCGAAGACCCGGAACTCGATGCCAAGCGCTTCCGTCGCACGGACAACGGC